Proteins encoded within one genomic window of Candidatus Methylacidiphilales bacterium:
- a CDS encoding addiction module toxin RelE: MMQIVFTPTSSAEMSQMPKLLQLEVLDQFHVLTPNFFEEHPDLFGVITQDERKLFRYRAKDYRIYFEKTKQGLTVHRVLHKNTLKDFFFRSSLPGGEDEELQKNPQFWKMIDDPERHRGDSPPPV, from the coding sequence ATGATGCAGATCGTTTTCACGCCCACCAGTTCCGCAGAGATGTCGCAGATGCCGAAGCTTCTGCAATTGGAGGTGCTGGACCAGTTCCATGTCCTGACCCCCAATTTTTTTGAGGAACACCCCGACCTGTTCGGGGTCATCACCCAGGACGAGCGGAAGCTTTTCCGCTACCGGGCCAAGGACTACCGGATCTATTTTGAGAAGACCAAGCAGGGGTTGACCGTCCACCGCGTGCTGCACAAAAACACCCTGAAGGATTTTTTCTTCCGTTCTTCCCTTCCCGGAGGTGAGGACGAGGAACTGCAGAAGAACCCCCAGTTCTGGAAGATGATCGACGACCCCGAACGCCATCGCGGCGACAGTCCCCCTCCCGTGTGA
- a CDS encoding VWA domain-containing protein — protein sequence MTVRFLPGLLERITAKGRISPFGGILALSATGHLLLLVAIHGLPLHAIRKGSSPVLPAAFAEGLNRPEIETAQKEEVFFRIPVAGTPANVGEPSSPAVPATSPATITTRSPSSPASAVPGAATGAARPSSPPNAGTAASGPRTAPTFFGRPFTGGTVVFVIDVSGSMLEKSGKGNRLREAFDGVARALEGLEAGQRFNILLFADRVDAFRPGPVSAESGQVLAARRYLESGVDCGGSTNLQDALRLALSMEADTLLLLSDGEANSEDAAIVAEVNHLQNRRGRRTRIDAVGFYLTGGSRPEVLLQRLARDSGGQYASWKPQDIRR from the coding sequence GTGACCGTTCGCTTCCTCCCGGGGCTGTTGGAGCGGATCACCGCGAAAGGGCGGATCAGTCCGTTCGGGGGTATTCTGGCCCTTTCAGCCACCGGCCACCTCCTCCTGCTGGTGGCCATTCACGGCCTCCCGCTTCATGCAATCCGAAAGGGTTCCAGTCCGGTGCTGCCGGCGGCTTTTGCCGAGGGACTGAACAGGCCGGAAATCGAAACCGCCCAGAAAGAAGAGGTGTTTTTCCGCATCCCGGTGGCGGGCACGCCGGCCAACGTCGGAGAACCCTCCTCTCCGGCCGTCCCGGCCACTTCTCCTGCGACGATCACCACCCGTTCTCCTTCGTCCCCGGCGTCGGCGGTTCCCGGCGCTGCAACGGGAGCGGCCCGGCCATCCTCGCCCCCGAACGCCGGCACCGCCGCATCCGGACCACGCACCGCACCCACTTTCTTCGGACGACCCTTCACCGGCGGCACGGTGGTCTTTGTCATTGATGTTTCCGGGAGCATGTTGGAAAAGTCCGGCAAGGGGAATCGGTTGCGTGAAGCCTTTGACGGCGTGGCCCGTGCTCTGGAAGGCCTGGAGGCCGGCCAACGTTTCAACATCCTGCTTTTCGCCGACCGTGTGGACGCCTTCCGACCGGGCCCCGTGTCGGCGGAGTCGGGCCAAGTCCTTGCCGCCCGGCGTTACCTGGAAAGCGGGGTGGATTGCGGGGGCAGCACGAACCTGCAGGATGCCCTGCGCCTGGCCCTCTCCATGGAGGCCGACACCCTTCTTTTGCTGAGCGACGGCGAGGCCAACTCCGAGGATGCGGCCATTGTGGCCGAGGTGAACCACCTCCAGAACCGCAGGGGACGGCGCACCCGCATTGATGCCGTGGGCTTCTACCTCACGGGCGGGAGCCGGCCGGA
- a CDS encoding DCC1-like thiol-disulfide oxidoreductase family protein, translated as MKRLTVLYDGSCGFCCRCRDWLEAQDQIIPLEFLPLQSEEVARRFGDLRQMRPEEQMLAIADNGDLWMGDAAWVMCLYTLRDYRDLADKFAHSSFRPLIRNLYRLISSNRHRVSNLLGLQPDGLKDAAMGVLCHTGGCSR; from the coding sequence ATGAAACGATTGACGGTGTTGTATGACGGCTCGTGCGGGTTCTGCTGCCGGTGCCGCGATTGGCTGGAGGCACAGGACCAGATCATTCCCCTGGAATTCCTGCCGTTGCAATCAGAGGAAGTGGCCCGGCGATTTGGTGACCTGCGGCAGATGCGACCGGAGGAACAGATGCTGGCCATTGCCGACAACGGCGATCTCTGGATGGGCGATGCCGCATGGGTGATGTGTCTATACACCCTGCGAGATTACCGGGATCTGGCCGACAAGTTTGCTCACTCATCCTTCCGGCCTTTGATCCGAAACCTGTATCGCCTGATTTCCTCGAATCGCCACCGGGTCTCGAACCTGCTCGGCCTGCAACCCGACGGGTTGAAAGACGCGGCCATGGGCGTTCTCTGTCATACAGGGGGCTGCAGCCGATGA
- a CDS encoding DUF2071 domain-containing protein, translating into MGLISLPPNPLAMRGRLARCWLVVYRAPIESVQARLPGGLEVVEHYGFGFYHWVVCEVRHMRPAPLPPWMGFHYHHAALRILCRARLADGSMRAGLYFLRSDCDLPPLVPIGNIMTDFQFHASRVAWQENGPRTQIQIGGSQPARWTLDRAASLRDRDHSPFHSVEEAVRLLKYPACALSHRGDSIHALTITRDESRWCSRPVAVLDEDVPVMREAGAELEMAFEVDPIDYQWDRGRRIR; encoded by the coding sequence ATGGGTCTGATCTCCCTTCCCCCCAACCCCCTGGCCATGCGAGGCCGCCTGGCCCGCTGCTGGTTGGTGGTTTACCGGGCACCCATCGAGTCGGTGCAGGCCCGTCTGCCCGGGGGCTTGGAGGTCGTCGAACACTACGGGTTTGGATTCTACCATTGGGTGGTGTGTGAGGTGCGCCACATGCGGCCGGCCCCATTACCGCCGTGGATGGGTTTTCACTACCACCACGCCGCCCTCCGCATCCTCTGCCGGGCCCGCCTGGCCGACGGCTCGATGCGGGCGGGTCTGTATTTTTTACGCAGCGACTGCGACCTGCCTCCGTTGGTTCCCATCGGCAACATCATGACCGACTTCCAATTCCACGCCTCCCGCGTGGCCTGGCAGGAAAACGGTCCCCGGACCCAGATCCAAATCGGTGGATCGCAGCCCGCCCGGTGGACTTTGGACCGCGCGGCCTCCCTGCGTGACCGCGACCACTCCCCCTTCCACAGTGTGGAGGAGGCGGTTCGTTTGTTGAAGTATCCCGCCTGCGCCCTTTCGCATAGGGGGGACTCGATCCATGCCCTCACGATCACCCGCGACGAAAGCCGGTGGTGCAGCAGGCCGGTGGCCGTGCTGGACGAGGATGTTCCGGTGATGCGGGAGGCGGGGGCGGAGCTGGAGATGGCATTCGAGGTCGATCCCATCGATTACCAATGGGACCGGGGCCGGCGCATCCGTTGA